One stretch of Bombina bombina isolate aBomBom1 chromosome 7, aBomBom1.pri, whole genome shotgun sequence DNA includes these proteins:
- the WDR82 gene encoding WD repeat-containing protein 82 has protein sequence MKLTDNVLRSFRVAKVFRENSDKINCFDFSPTGETVISSSDDDSIVLYDCQEGKPRRTLYSKKYGVDLIRYTHAANTVVYSSNKIDDTIRYLSLHDNKYIRYFPGHNKRVVALSMSPVDDTFISGSLDKTIRLWDLRSPNCQGLMHLQGKPVCSFDPEGLIFAAGVNSEMVKLYDLRSFDKGPFATFKMQYDRTCEWTSLKFSNDGKLILLATNGGFIRLVDAFKGAVLHTFGGYNNSKAVTLEASFTPDSQFIMIGSEDGKIHVWNGESGMKVAVLDGKHTGPITCLQFNPKFMTFASACSNMAFWLPTIDD, from the exons ATGAAGCTCACAGATAACGTGCTGCGGAGTTTTAGGGTCGCCAAGGTGTTTCGTGAAAATTCAGACAAAATCAACTGCTTTGACTTCAGTCCCACTGGAGAAACTGTGATATCCAGTAGTGATGATGACTCCATCGTGTTATATGACTGCCAGGAGGGAAA GCCCAGGAGGACATTGTACAGTAAGAAATATGGTGTTGATCTAATCAGATACACACATGCAGCCAACACAGTCGTCTACAGCTCAAACAAAATTGATG ATACTATCCGATACCTCTCCCTTCATGATAATAAATACATCCGTTACTTCCCAGGGCACAATAAAAG AGTAGTTGCTTTATCTATGTCTCCAGTGGATGATACATTTATTTCTGGGTCACTGGATAAAACCATCAGACTATGGGACCTACGTTCTCCTAACTGCCAG GGTCTAATGCATCTCCAGGGAAAGCCGGTCTGTTCTTTTGACCCTGAAGGACTTATATTTGCTGCCGGGGTAAATTCAGAGATGGTCAAATTGTACGATCTGCGCTCTTTTgataag GGTCCCTTTGCTACTTTTAAAATGCAGTATGACCGAACGTGTGAATGGACATCTCTAAAATTTAGTAATGATGGAAAGCTTATCTTGCTTGCAACCAATGGGGGCTTCATCCGACTTGTCGATGCTTTTAAAGGTGCTGTCCTACATACATTTGGG GGATACAATAACAGTAAAGCAGTTACTTTGGAAGCTTCATTTACTCCAGATTCACAGTTCATTATGATAG GTTCAGAGGATGGCAAGATCCATGTCTGGAACGGAGAGAGTGGAATGAAAGTGGCAGTGCTGGATGGCAAACACACGGGACCTATCACTTGCTTGCAGTTCAACCCCAAGTTTATGACATTTGCCAGTGCTTGTTCTAACATG gctttCTGGCTCCCGACCATTGATGACTGA